The region AACTACTGGAAAAGCAGCAAAGACAAGATTTCATAATTTTGAACAGAGGACATCTAAATATACTTCAGATGAGTTGGAAGAGATAGCAAGGAAGAAGAGGGAAGAATATTATTTTAAGTCTAAAGGAGAGTAGCCTATGAATGGGGAAGTTTTAAATGAGATACTTTATGAATATGAAAAGAAAAGAGATAGAGCATTGTATAGTCAAAGGCTTAGACAAAAAAAGGTGTATTTAAAAGTTCCTGAAATACGAGAATTAGATAATGAAATATCTAATACCGGATTTTTGATTTCAAAGGCTATTTTGGAAAACCCAGATTGCTATGAAGAGAAGGTAAAAGAGATAAAAGACAAAATGGAAAAGCTTAAGATGAAAAAAGCTGTTTTACTTACTGAAAACAATATACCTTTAGAGTATTTAGATGTAGTATATGAATGTGATAATTGCAAGGATACAGGATTTCTTGAAAGTGGTGAAAAATGTCCTTGTTTGAAACAGGCATTGATAAGTAGGGCTTATAAGATGTCAAATATTGAAGAAGCTATTAAAGTTGAAAATTTTCAAACTTTTGATATAAATATATTTCCTGATACTCCTTTTGAAGGAGAGAAACTTACTCCAAGGGAGAATATGGTAAATGTTGTAGCTATTGCCGAAGGTTTTGTAAACAATTTCCATGAGAAAAATGGAGAAAATTTATTGTTTTATGGAAGCACAGGATTGGGAAAGACTTTTTTGTGCAATTGTATAGCTAAGGGACTTATAGATAAGAACAAGATGGTTATATATCAAACAGCTTTTAAGATATTAGAGATAATAGAAAGTCACAGATTTAGAAGAAATGAAAGGCTTTTTGATGATATGGACTATGAGATACTGTTTACTTCTGATTTACTTATTATAGATGATTTGGGTACTGAAGTGGCCAATACTTTTACTAATGCTGAGATATTCAATATTGTAAATACTAGGCTTATAAATGGAAGTAAGACTATTATTTCTACAAATTTGACACCCAAGGAGATATCTGATACCTATACGGATAGGGTATTTTCAAGGGTCTTGGAGAAGTTTATACCTCTTAAGTTTTATGGACCAGATTTGAGATGGGAAAGATAATAAATGGGAGAGATGTTTATGGATTCAAATGAGAGAAGAGAAGAGATACTAAATATTCTTTGCAATGGGGAAGGGCCAGTTAAGGGAACTGAATTGGCTGAAGAACTAGGAGTTTCTAGACAGGTTATAGTTCAAGATATCGCTATACTAAGAGCTGGTGGAGAAAAGATAATCGCTACACCTCAAGGATATATTATGTTGAAAAGTGGAGAAGGAAAGTTAATTAAAAGTATAGTTTGCAAACATTCTGGTTATGATGAAATTGAAGATGAATTAAATACCATAGTGGATATGGGAGGCAAAGCATTAGATGTAATAGTTGAGCATCCACTATATGGAGAGATAAAGAGTCCCCTTATGATTAGCTCTAGATTGGATGTATCTGATTTTATGAAAAATTTAATCAAGACCAAAGCTGAGCCATTGTCATCCCTTACAGATGGTGTTCATATTCATACCATTGAGGTAGAAGATGAAAGAACTTTTGAAAAAATTGTAAATGCTTTAAAAGAAAAAAAGTACTTGATTACTGATAAATAAAGTGATATATTTTTGTATGTACAGGTGACAAGACAGAAGTAATTACAATTAAGGGGTGTTTAAAGTGGAAAACAAAGAAACAAAGGGTAATAAAGTAAAGGAGTACTTTATAAAGGTTTTTAATGGAATGGCTTTAGGACTTTTTTCTTCACTTATTATTGGACTTATTATCAAACAATTAGGTACACTTTTCAAATTAGATATTGTGATTAATTTTGGGCAGATTGCACAATATCTTATGGGACCAGCTATAGGTGCGGGTATTGCTTATAGTATAGGCGCTTCTCCATTGGGGATATTTGCTTCAATAGTGACAGGTGCTATAGGAGCAGGGACTATTTCTTTCGATGGAGGAAATACTATTATCAAAGTGGGAGAGCCTGTGGGAGCTCTTGTTGCTTCTCTACTAGGTGCTGAGTTTTCAAAATTGATTCAAGGAAAGACAAAGGTGGATATAGTATTGGTTCCTCTTGGGACTATAATAGTAGGTGGACTTGTGGGGAATTATATTGCTCCTATAGTAAGTGGACTGATGACATTGATAGGAAGTGTTATAAATTTGGCTACAGAGTTACAGCCTATTCCTATGGGGATAATAGTATCTGTACTTATGGGTATAATACTTACACTTCCAATTAGTAGTGCAGCATTGGCTATATCCCTAGGACTTAGTGGGTTAGCTGCTGGTGCAGGAGTTGTAGGATGTTCAGCTCATATGATAGGTTTTGCTGTTGCATCTTATAGAGAAAATGGATTTGGTGGATTTATAGCTCAAGGTATAGGTACTTCTATGTTACAGATTCCAAATACCATTAGAAATCCAAGGATATGGATTCCACCTGTTGTTGCTTCTGCTATTCTTGGGCCAATTTCTACTACCATATTTAAAATGGAAGGAAATAAAATTGGTGCAGGTATGGGAACTAGTGGACTTGTAGGACAATTTGCAACTATAGATGTAATGGGCTCTAGTCCTAAGGTTTTCTTATCTATTTTACTTTTACATTTTATTTTGCCAGGACTTATTTCCTTTGTAGTATCTGAATGGATGAGGAAAAAGGGCTATATTAAAGAAGGAGATATGAAAATTTAGCCTTGCAAATTATTTACATCTATGTTATAATATCAAAAAACTAATATTTGCTATGATGGGAATTAGTAAATAGTTTAATTCTCTTTAGAGAGCCAATGGTTGGTGAAAATTGGTGAGAAGGACTATTGAATCCACCCCAGAGCAATAGTATCACGAGTGAGCTTAATAGCTAACTAGGGTGGCAACGCGGGAATATACTCTCGTCCCTATTTTTATAGGGATTGAGAGTTTTTTTATTACAGAGAATAAAGAGGAGTGATTTGAATGTTAGATATAAAGACGATCAGAAAAAACCCAGAATTAGTGAAAGCTGGATTAGCTAAAAGACATGGAGATTTTGGTATTGATGATGTTATTGAACTTGATGAAAAGAGAAGAAATATACTTGTAAAAGTTGAAGAGATGAAGGCAAAACAAAATCAAGTTTCAAAAGAAATTCCTAAGATGAAGAAAGAGGGAAAAGATGCATCCCAATTACTTAATGAAATGAAAGAATTGTCTGCTAAGGTAAAGGAATTAGATGGAGAAGTTAAGGAAATAGATGTTAAACTTCATGACATTCTTTTGAGGATACCAAATATTCCAAATGAAAATGTACCAATGGGAAAAACTGATGAGGAAAATGTGGAAATAAGAAAATGGGGAGAACCTACAAAGTTTGATTTTGAACCAAAAGCTCATTGGGATTTGGGTGTAGATTTAGATATTTTCGATTTTGAAAGGGCTTCAAAGATAACTGGTGCTAGGTTTACAGTATTTAAAAACAAAGGTGCACTACTAGAAAGAGCGATTATAAACTTCATGTTAGATCTTCATACAGTTGATCAAGATTATACAGAAATTGCTCCACCTTTTATGGTAAATAGAGATAGTATGACTGGCACAGGACAATTGCCAAAGTTTGAAGAAGATGCGTTTTCATTGCCTAGCAAGGACTATTTCTTAGTGCCTACAGCAGAAGTACCTGTTACAAATCTTCATAGAGATGAAATATTAACAGAGGAAATGCTTCCAATTTACTATACAGCATATACTCCATGTTTTAGACAAGAAGCTGGATCTGCAGGAAGAGACACAAGAGGTCTTATAAGAAATCACCAATTTGACAAGGTTGAGTTAGTTAAATTTGTAAAACCTGAAGGTTCTTATGATGAACTCAACAAACTTACAAATGATGCAGAAGAAGTACTAAAACTATTGGGATTACCTTATAGAGTAGTAAGGCTTTGTACAGGAGATTTAGGATTTTCATCTGCTATGACTTATGATATTGAAGTTTGGATGCCAAGCTACAATAGATATGTAGAGATATCCTCTTGCAGTAATTTTGAAGATTTCCAAGCTAGAAGGGCAAATATTAGATTTAGAAGAAGTGATAATGGAAAACTTGACTATGTTCATACATTAAATGGTTCTGGTTTAGCTGTTGGAAGAACAAGTGCAGCTATAATTGAGAACTACCAACAAGAAGATGGCTCTATACTTGTACCAGAAGCACTTAGACCTTATATGAGAGGATTAGAAGTAATTAGATAAATATTTGAAAGCCAGCCTATAGGTTGGCTTTTTTTAGAGGTATTTTTCATTTTTTGTAGAATAAGTTTTAATAAGGATTAAAATAAGGTGACATGTTGCCTAGGGGGGATTGAAGTGTTTAAAAAGAGAAATATTAAGGGATTAATATTATTTGTCATCATTGCATTGACATTGGTAGGCTGTAATTTAAAGCCTACAGAGACTCAATATCCAACACTAATTACTGAGGATTACAACAGTATTTCACTTGATGAGATCAATCATTATAATATTGAAGTAGAACTAAATCCGGAAGACAAGACCTATGAGGGGATAGAGACTATTAAGTATATAAACAATACTGGCGTTGATTTATCTGATATATATATTCATATTTATCCTAATGCATTTAGGCGAAAACAAACTGCTCCATATTTATATAATTATTTTCAAGGGGCTTATCCAAATGGATTTGAACCTGGATTTTTAAATATTGATGTAGCAAAAGTTAAAAATAAGAATGTAGAGTTTGCCACAGAGGGAAAGGGTAGCACTATTTTACATTTAAAACTTGATTCTCCACTTAAAAGTGGTGAAAATACAAAGATATATCTAGAATATACAGCGAAACTTCCTCCTGCGGAAGATAGATTTGGGTATGGGGATAAGACTTTTAATTTTGGGAATTGGTATCCTATTGTATGTGTTTATGATGAAGATGGGTGGAATACTGACCCCTATTATAGGCTTGGAGATCCATTCTATAGTGATATCAGTAATTATGATGTAAAGATTACAACTCCAAAAGATATGATTGTTGCTTCTAGTGGAAATATTATCAATGAAAAAACAAAAGGCAAAAAAAAGATTTGGGAGATAGAAGGGAAGTTAATAAGGGATTTTGCTTGGGTTGCTAGTAAGGACTTTACAGTTTTAAAGGGAGATGTAGAAGGTACTCAGTTGAAGATGTACTTCTTAGACGCTAGCTCTCAAATAAAGGATTATGCTTTTGATATTGCTAGGGATTCATTGATAACTTTCAATAGGATATTTGGGAAATACCCCTATGGACAATATTCTGTAGTAGCCAATAACTTTTCAGGAGGTATGGAGTATCCAGGGTTGGTGTTTATAGAAGAGGGATCTTATACTGATGAATATAAAGAATATCTAGAGAAAGTCATTGTCCATGAAACAGCTCATCAGTGGTGGTACGGAGTAGTTGGAAATGATGAAATAGATGAGGCTTGGCTAGATGAATCCTTTGCCACATATAGTGAGACAATTTATATGGATGAAATATATGGTGAAGAAAATGGAGAAAATTATTTCAAAAGAAATGTAGAAGATAGCTATGATTATGCAAAAGGTATGTTCAATTTTGAGGAAGTGCCATTAAAACCACTTAGTCAATTTACTGATTGGGGTGATTATGGTTCATTGGCATACAATAGGGGAGCTATGTTTTTAAATGAAATAAAAGATGAATTTGGAAAAGAAGTTCTATATGATATACTTAATAAATATTATAATAAATATAGATTTTCAAATGCAAAAACAGAAGATTTTATAGCTGTTTGTGAGGAAGTAACAGGAACTGATTTTAAGGAGAAGGTAAACACTTGGCTTTATGGGAAAAAATAAAGTGGAGGATTACCTCCACTTTTTTGCAACTATCTTCCACAACCCCATCCGCATCCGCCAAAAAGGATTACAAGGAGTAGAAAGAAGAATAGTAAGCTAGAGTCGTCTCCAAAACCCCAACGATTCATATCTGCCATAATGGTTCCTCCTTATTGTTTTTTTAGGTATTACCTAATACATTATATAAATATGGACGTAAATCTGTTACAATAAAAAAGGTGATGTGTATGACAAAAAAATTGACAAACAAAATAACAAAACAAATAACACTTATTCTCATTTTTATTCTATTATTAAGTTCCATTTCATTTGCAAGCAATGTAGGAATAGAAGGAGAAGTAAGATCATATCTTTTAGGAGATTTCGAAACTGGAAAAATACTTGAAGAGTACAATATAGACAAGCCATTGGAAGTTGCTAGTATTACAAAGCTTATGACCTATCTAGTGGTGATGGATGAAGTATCAAGTGGGCATATTTCACTAAAGGATGCAGTGTATATAGATGAAGAGGTTGCAAATACAGGAGGCTCTAGCTTTAATCTAAGAGAAGGTGAGATATTTCCAGTTGAAACATTACTTGAAAGTTTGTTGATAGTTTCTGCAAATGATTCAGCTGTAGCATTAGCAAAGCATGCTGCAGGAAATACAGCTGATTTTGTGAATATGATGAACGAAAAGGCAAACGAATTAAATTTAAAATGCACTAATTATTTAAATCCAACTGGTTTTCCTGAAGAATATGGCCAAAATATGATGAGTACTAGGGACATATTTGTTCTATCAAGATATATTTTAGAAAACTATCCTGAGATTCTTGATATTACAAGTAAGTCTTGTATGGATATAGAGAACAGGGAATTTTTAAATGAAAACACAAATCCACTTTTGGGGGAGATAAATGGTGTAGATGGACTTAAAACAGGTTTTACAAATAAGGCAGGTAACTGTCTTGTTTCTACTGCCAATATCGTAGGTGGAATAGATGAGGGTGATTTGAGATTTATAAGTATAACTATGGGTGCAAATACTATGGAAAAGAGGAAGGAACTAAGTAAGATACTCTTGGAATATGGTATTTCCAATTATAAAAATGAAAGAATATTTTCTAAAGATGAAGCTATAGATACTTTGTATTTTCCCAAGGGTAGAAAAACGGAGGTAGAAGTATATCCTACTTTAGATGGGTATATGATAGTAAAAGCTGGGGATGATATATACAATGATATTGTATACAATGAAGAAGTAAAACTTCCCCTTAGAGCTGGAGATGAAGTTGGAAGAGTTATATTATATAATGATGATGAAATACTAGATGAATACCCATTAGAAGTAAGGGAAGATGTGAAAAAGGCTAATTTTATCATTATGATAGGAAGATATTTAAAACAATTTATTATATTTATTGGCAGCTTATTTACTAAAAGGTGATTTTCACCTTTGACTTTTATGTTATATTAGTGTAAAATATATATTTGATAAGTAGTGTGCACTCGTAGCTCAGTAGGATAGAGCGGCGCCCTCCTAAGGCGTGTGTCGGGGGTTCGATTCCTCTCGGGTGCACCATTTTATTTAAACAATTAGGTGAAACAAAATGGATGAATATTTCATGAAAATAGCCCTTGAAGAAGCCTATAAAGCTTATAGCACCTTGGAAGTTCCTGTAGGTGCTATTGTTGTTCATAAGGGAAAAATTATTGGAAGAGGTTACAATTTAAGAGAAACTTTAAAGGATCCCACCGCTCATGCTGAGATGATAGCTATAAAAGAAGCCAGTGAATATTTAGGTGGGTGGAGGCTAATTGATTGTACAATGTATGTGACAATAGAGCCATGTCCTATGTGTGCTGGTGCTATAATGAATTCAAGAATTGATAGATTAATCATAGGTGCAAGAGATCATAAGATGGGCTGTTGTGGAACTGTTTTAGATTTGACAAATAACCCTAGTTTTAACCACAAGGTTCAAGTTACCTTTGGTGTACTTGAAGAAGAATGTTCAAGCATTATGAAACAATTTTTTAGTCAATTGAGGAAAAGTAAATAATAATGGAGAGATGTCCGAGAGGTTGAAGGTGGTGGTCTCGAAAACCATTGCACAGTTCATCCTGTGCCGAGGGTTCGAATCCCTCTCTCTCCGCCAAATAAAAAATGTCTTCGTTTTGAAGACATTTTTTTATATTAGCATTCAGAAAGAGTATTTAGTAGTCTATTGTAGTGATTTGCTTCTCTTAAAACATGGTCTGCTAGTAGAGGAAGTATTATAGCTTTTATTTGACAGTTGATTAAGCCATTAACAGCAGAGGTTTTAAATTGGATAATACTCTCTGTAGCCATCTTACTCTTTTCAGTTATCTCATCTATAGGTAAGTTGTTTTCCAATACTTTTTTTGCTTCTTCAGTCAACTTTTCAAAAAGGTCGGCAAAGTCATTGGCAGTATTGAATAGGTTTTTTTCAGTTGGATCAAGAAGTCCTCTTATAAACTCAGAATGTTCTTTCATTATATCATTCCAGAAAACTTCTTTTTGTAGTAATTCATTTTTCAAAACCACTTCATCCCTAGCTTGAAGGGCATTAAGTATATTCAAATATGTTTCAGCTTCTTCAATAACATGTTCTAAAAGATGAGGATATAAGAAAATGAAAATTTGACATTTATCTACATTGTCATGAAGATTCTCTTTCATTTTAATTAATTCGGTTACTAAATTTATTCCTCTGTTATTAAGTTCATAAACCCTATTTTCTAAATCAGGTGAATAGCAAGGTTCTTTTATAGGAACCAAATTCATTTCTAATTTTGTAAGTTCAGTATTTATACATATTCCTGTATAGCTATTAGTTATTTCTTCTGCACTCAATGTATAATTAGTGACAAGTTCATTAGAGTTTATGGCTTTATCATCAACCATACCACCAGATAGGATAATAGTTTCTAATAAATAGTTTTCTAGTATATTTTTAAAATTTTCTACTTCAAGTATAAGGCTACAATTTACTATGGGAAGGGTAGCATCAACAAATATGAGATGTTCCTTCATTATACGAGCAAAAAAAAGGTTTTCCATTATTGACATGTTTATAAATTCTTCTCTAGAAAGCATAAAAATCCCCCTTTGTGTATTACTAATATATTATATTAATAATTTTAAAAGGGGTGAGAAAAAAGCTCTGCTAAATTAGATTTTATACTTTCTAAACTTGTATACAAATAATGTCAATATATAATCAAACCCATTTTTACAAAAGTACGAGATTACACTTTTTTATGCTATAGATAGATTTTATATGAAAAAAAATACTATTTAATATTTCAATTTATGTTTACATTTTTACTATGATATAATTTTTCATGGTGGATGTACGTTTATTATATGAGGTAAATGGTTTGTAAAAATTATAATTGGGGGGATATTTTGTGAAAAGGTTTTTTAGGGAAAGAACTACTTTAGTATTTGTTTTAATTTTAATACTATCTATTTCTTTATTTGGATGTACTAAAGGTCCAGATACTAGCGATAATAAAAATACTGATATGGAAGTTGATGAAAGCGTAACTTTTGTAGACACTAGTTATGTTGTAGATGCTGATTGGCTAAAGGAAAACTTAGACAGAGAAGATTTATTAGTATTAGATGCTAGGGGACAAGAAGCTTATGATAAAGGACATATACCAGGGGCTATATTTGTTATGTGGCAGCAATTCGCAAATATGGAAGGAGCTCCAGGAGAAAATCCAAATTGGGGAACTGTTCTAGAACCAAAAGTATTATCTGAAAAGCTTTCTGAAGTTGGAATTACAAATGACAAGGAAATAGTAGTATATACCAACACTCAAGAAGGTTGGGGTGAAGATGGAAGAATAGTATGGATGCTAAGAAGAGCAGGTTTAGAAAATACTAAGATATTAGATGGCGGATGGAACTATTGGGAATCTAAAGGATATGAAGTATCAAAGGAATCAGTAGAGCCAAGTCATTCCAGTGTTGAAATTAAAGAACTTGATTTAAAATCAAACATAGAAACTGAAGAATTAGCGAATAAATTAGATGAAGTAGTTATAATAGATGTTAGAGCAAAAGATGAATATGAAGGTGCTACAAAATATGGAGAAGCAAGGGGAGGACATTTACCTAAAGCAATTAATATTCCATTTAATGAATTTCTAAATAAAGATGGTACTTTTAAAACTGCAGGAGAAATAAAAGCAATACTTGATAGTAATGGAATCGAAAAGGATGATGAAATAGTTACTTATTGTACTGCTGGTATACGTTCAGCTCATATGCAAGTGGTTTTTTCAATGATGGGATACAATAATGCAAAGAATTATGATGCAAGTTTCCATGCTTGGGCTGGAAACTCAGAACTTGAATTAGAAAAATAAAATTTAAAATAACAAAAGGAGGAGTATTAAATGAAAAGATTTAGTTTAGTATTAGTTGTATTAACAGTTTTTGCATTATTATTAACTGGTTGTACTAAAAATGAAGCTACAGAAGAAGGAAATGCTGAATTTAATTATCGTACAGCTGAAGAGGTAAAGGCAAATATTGAAAACAATGATGACATTATACTATTAGATATTCAACCAGAAGATGCTTGGGAAGAACACCATATTCAAGGTGCAATACCAACACATGCTTACCCAGTTGAAACAGATGAAGACAAAGCAAAATTTGATGGAGTTATGTCGGACTTAGAATCTTCAGAAGATCCAATTATAATAATATGTCCAGGTGGTAAAAAAGGAGCAGAAAGAACTTATAATTATCTAATAGAAAAAGGTATCAAAGAAGATCGCCTATTCATATTAGAGAATGGTCAAGGTGGATGGCCTTATGATGAACTATTAGAAAAATAAATGCCTTTAAAGAAAGGTTGTTGATGTTTTGAAAAATATTAAGAAGTCTACTTGGGTAAAAATAGGTATTATAGTCGGATTAATTTGTATATATCTATTTGTTACTCCAGTGAGGACTGGCATTAAGAAAATAGTATTTTTATTTAGTATGTTAGATGTAGATGCAATCAAAGGTTATATTTTATCATTTGGAATATGGGCACCTATAATATCATTTCTACTGATGGTATTTCAATCAGTAGCAGCACCACTTCCAGCTTTTCTTATAACATTTGCTAATGCTGGATTATTTGGTTGGGTAAAAGGTGCACTACTATCTTGGTCTAGTGCTATGGCCGGAGCAGCATTATGTTTTTATATAGCAAGGATATATGGTAGAAATGCAGCAGAAAAGTTAACCAGTAAGTTTGCTTTAGAAGAAGTTGATAAGTTTTTTGATAGATATGGTAATTATGCTATTTTGATAGCAAGATTGCTACCCTTTATATCCTTTGACATAGTTAGCTATGCAGCAGGTCTTACAGCTATGGGATTTTGGTCGTTTTTCTGGGCTACAGGATTAGGTCAACTACCTGCAACATTGGTTTATTCCTATGTTGGTGGAATGCTTACAGGAGGGACAAAGAAATTTGTATTTGGGCTATTGATTTTATTTTCTTTAAGTATATTAATATACCTTATGAAGAAAATCTGGAATGATCGAAATTCTAAAAAAACAGCAGACAATACTGAGAAGATAGAAAGAAATTAATGTAACTATTATATAAAGGGGATTGTTTCAGAATATGAAGCAATCCTTTTATACAGTTAAAAGGTGGAGATATGGTGAAAGTAGATATAAACAATAAAAACTTACAAAAGATTCAAAAAGAAAAAGATAAATGTATAGGTTGCAAGTTATGCATGAATGGTTGTCCAATGCTTTGTGAATTTTGTAACTCACCAAAGGATATTCTAGAATATCTACTAGCAGAGAAAAAAGTAGACCATAAGTTGCCTTATTCTTGTTTGTTATGTGGATATTGTACAGCTGTTTGTCCAAAAGATGTTGATTTAAAGGAAATGTTTTTTAATTTAAGAGAGAATGTAGTATCTGAAACAAAGGGAAAGCTTCCTAGTGATTTAGGTTATACCTCAATTAAGTTTCACCAAAAGAATAGCTTTTCAAGGCTTTTTCGTACAGATATAATCGGTCTTGAGGAAGACTCAGATATCATATATTTTCCAGGATGTAGTATTATGGCCTTAGCCCTGAAATTGTAAATAAAGCCTATAAGTATCTTAGAGATGTGATACCAGGCATTGGCATATACTTGAATTGTTGTGGAAATCCAACTTTTTCTATGGGTTATGTAGAAGAGTTTAACCATTATTATAATATTCTTAGGGAAGAATTCAAGAAAAATGGCATTAAAAGAGTTGTGACTACATGTCAAAATTGTTTTAATACTATAAAGAAAAATAGTGAAGATATTGAAGTAATTCCTCTATGGGAGATAATTTCTCAAAAGGGTGTTCCTAAAAAGATAAAAGGAAAAGGCAAAGATGTTGATATAGTCTTTTCCATACATGATCCTTGCCCTACTAGATATGAGGTAAAAACACACGATGCAATAAGAAATATATTAGACCAAATAGGGATTAATTATACTGAAATGAAATTTAATAGAGAAAATACCCTTTGCTGTGGCTCAGGAGGAATGACTTCCTTAACGAATAATACAATAGCAACAGCTCAAAAGTTGAGAAGGGCTAATGAAACTACAGAAGGGCATATAGTTACTTATTGTGAAGAATGTGTAGAGTCTATGAAAAAAGGTGGTAAAAGTGCTGTTCACATATTAGATTTGTTGTTTAATGAAGATATATACAATACTTTCGATCAAACAGAAGTAAATACCATTAAAAAATGGATTAATAGATATAAAGGGAAAAAGAAATTTAGTAAATATAATGGGTAGGAAGGATAAATATATGAAAAAGTCTAAAAAAGACATATTAAAATATATAGCTATAATATGTATAATAGTTGGGTTAGCTATATTTATAAATAAACATAATATATTCAAGGAATATGGTCCTAACGAAATAAAGGATTATATACAATCCTTTGGAATATGGGCGCCTTTAATTTATGTTGGTATACTATCATTACTACCTCTATTATTGTTTCCTGATTCAGTATTAGTAATGGCAGGGGGCATGATATTTGGATTATTTAAAGGTACTATTTTAACATCAATTGGTTCATTAATTGGAGCAACTATTGCATTTTATTTAGCTAGAGGATTAGGTCAGCAGGTTATTAAAAAGATAATTAAAAAAGACCTAGTAATATTTAAAGACAAGTCAAAAATGAGTGGGTTCTTTTTAATACTGATGTTAAGGTTAATTCCATTGTTTCCCTTTAAAGTTGTTAGCTATAGTGCAGGACTTTCCGATGTTAAATATAAGGATTTTGCAATGGCTACTACTATAGGTTCATTACCTGGTATTTTAGTATATACAAACTTAGGTGATAAAACTACAGTATTTGGATCTAAGGATTTTTATATGGCAATCGGATTATTAGTTGCTTTATTTATTATATCTTTTGTATTAAAGAAAATATTTCAATCTAAAAAAGGAGAACTGTAATGAATAAAATAACAATTAAAAAGATTTTAATTCTTTTATTAATAGGTATATTAACTTTAAATTTAGTTGCTTGTAATTCAAAAACAAAAAATGATGAAGATGTATTAAAAAAAGATTGGGATGAAATTTTGGAATCTGCTAGAGGAACAACTGTTAACTTTTAT is a window of Anaerosalibacter sp. Marseille-P3206 DNA encoding:
- a CDS encoding transcription repressor NadR, translating into MDSNERREEILNILCNGEGPVKGTELAEELGVSRQVIVQDIAILRAGGEKIIATPQGYIMLKSGEGKLIKSIVCKHSGYDEIEDELNTIVDMGGKALDVIVEHPLYGEIKSPLMISSRLDVSDFMKNLIKTKAEPLSSLTDGVHIHTIEVEDERTFEKIVNALKEKKYLITDK
- the serS gene encoding serine--tRNA ligase, yielding MLDIKTIRKNPELVKAGLAKRHGDFGIDDVIELDEKRRNILVKVEEMKAKQNQVSKEIPKMKKEGKDASQLLNEMKELSAKVKELDGEVKEIDVKLHDILLRIPNIPNENVPMGKTDEENVEIRKWGEPTKFDFEPKAHWDLGVDLDIFDFERASKITGARFTVFKNKGALLERAIINFMLDLHTVDQDYTEIAPPFMVNRDSMTGTGQLPKFEEDAFSLPSKDYFLVPTAEVPVTNLHRDEILTEEMLPIYYTAYTPCFRQEAGSAGRDTRGLIRNHQFDKVELVKFVKPEGSYDELNKLTNDAEEVLKLLGLPYRVVRLCTGDLGFSSAMTYDIEVWMPSYNRYVEISSCSNFEDFQARRANIRFRRSDNGKLDYVHTLNGSGLAVGRTSAAIIENYQQEDGSILVPEALRPYMRGLEVIR
- a CDS encoding ATP-binding protein, translating into MNGEVLNEILYEYEKKRDRALYSQRLRQKKVYLKVPEIRELDNEISNTGFLISKAILENPDCYEEKVKEIKDKMEKLKMKKAVLLTENNIPLEYLDVVYECDNCKDTGFLESGEKCPCLKQALISRAYKMSNIEEAIKVENFQTFDINIFPDTPFEGEKLTPRENMVNVVAIAEGFVNNFHEKNGENLLFYGSTGLGKTFLCNCIAKGLIDKNKMVIYQTAFKILEIIESHRFRRNERLFDDMDYEILFTSDLLIIDDLGTEVANTFTNAEIFNIVNTRLINGSKTIISTNLTPKEISDTYTDRVFSRVLEKFIPLKFYGPDLRWER
- a CDS encoding D-alanyl-D-alanine carboxypeptidase family protein, which translates into the protein MTKKLTNKITKQITLILIFILLLSSISFASNVGIEGEVRSYLLGDFETGKILEEYNIDKPLEVASITKLMTYLVVMDEVSSGHISLKDAVYIDEEVANTGGSSFNLREGEIFPVETLLESLLIVSANDSAVALAKHAAGNTADFVNMMNEKANELNLKCTNYLNPTGFPEEYGQNMMSTRDIFVLSRYILENYPEILDITSKSCMDIENREFLNENTNPLLGEINGVDGLKTGFTNKAGNCLVSTANIVGGIDEGDLRFISITMGANTMEKRKELSKILLEYGISNYKNERIFSKDEAIDTLYFPKGRKTEVEVYPTLDGYMIVKAGDDIYNDIVYNEEVKLPLRAGDEVGRVILYNDDEILDEYPLEVREDVKKANFIIMIGRYLKQFIIFIGSLFTKR
- a CDS encoding M1 family metallopeptidase — protein: MFKKRNIKGLILFVIIALTLVGCNLKPTETQYPTLITEDYNSISLDEINHYNIEVELNPEDKTYEGIETIKYINNTGVDLSDIYIHIYPNAFRRKQTAPYLYNYFQGAYPNGFEPGFLNIDVAKVKNKNVEFATEGKGSTILHLKLDSPLKSGENTKIYLEYTAKLPPAEDRFGYGDKTFNFGNWYPIVCVYDEDGWNTDPYYRLGDPFYSDISNYDVKITTPKDMIVASSGNIINEKTKGKKKIWEIEGKLIRDFAWVASKDFTVLKGDVEGTQLKMYFLDASSQIKDYAFDIARDSLITFNRIFGKYPYGQYSVVANNFSGGMEYPGLVFIEEGSYTDEYKEYLEKVIVHETAHQWWYGVVGNDEIDEAWLDESFATYSETIYMDEIYGEENGENYFKRNVEDSYDYAKGMFNFEEVPLKPLSQFTDWGDYGSLAYNRGAMFLNEIKDEFGKEVLYDILNKYYNKYRFSNAKTEDFIAVCEEVTGTDFKEKVNTWLYGKK
- a CDS encoding PTS transporter subunit IIC; translated protein: MENKETKGNKVKEYFIKVFNGMALGLFSSLIIGLIIKQLGTLFKLDIVINFGQIAQYLMGPAIGAGIAYSIGASPLGIFASIVTGAIGAGTISFDGGNTIIKVGEPVGALVASLLGAEFSKLIQGKTKVDIVLVPLGTIIVGGLVGNYIAPIVSGLMTLIGSVINLATELQPIPMGIIVSVLMGIILTLPISSAALAISLGLSGLAAGAGVVGCSAHMIGFAVASYRENGFGGFIAQGIGTSMLQIPNTIRNPRIWIPPVVASAILGPISTTIFKMEGNKIGAGMGTSGLVGQFATIDVMGSSPKVFLSILLLHFILPGLISFVVSEWMRKKGYIKEGDMKI